In Microbacterium lushaniae, the following are encoded in one genomic region:
- the dctP gene encoding TRAP transporter substrate-binding protein DctP: MFSRNQRRLATAVAAAATAVAMLAGCSGSPASPSGGEGGGDYAEGEWEVTITSVAADKSVLRPAQEWYMDQVEERTNGAIAFNRTTANEICAQADQYACLEDGSAQLLVTVPNYQPSIFVPNSLPEITFGPTNSAAITAAMAELTETNEDVKTFLDAKNLYSVSTWSVGNILVGSNTPLEGPADLDGLTMRTAGTIAAPNFAAAGVVPTQVTADEAYNSFSTGLVSAAAGAMDFVVAWKLGEVLKHWVDTGQGVYSEFAMYWAKDYYDEFPDDIKATLEEVADELNSGAAVEVWKAGYDSADGTHFVGTDEQCEMISSIPNVETLTAWDEETVAEFEELGALVDGETYTNEELWVRNATAAGLTNAEGVLEDYWTLIEKYEAEFDDPALSIDPVTSCIESFNG; encoded by the coding sequence ATGTTTTCACGTAACCAACGACGACTGGCTACGGCCGTCGCGGCCGCAGCGACGGCGGTGGCCATGCTGGCCGGCTGCAGCGGCTCGCCGGCCAGCCCCTCCGGCGGCGAGGGCGGCGGCGACTACGCCGAGGGCGAATGGGAGGTCACGATCACCTCGGTCGCCGCAGACAAGTCCGTCCTCCGCCCGGCGCAGGAGTGGTACATGGATCAGGTCGAGGAGCGCACCAACGGCGCGATCGCGTTCAACCGCACCACCGCGAACGAGATCTGCGCACAGGCCGACCAGTACGCGTGCCTCGAGGACGGCAGCGCCCAGCTGCTGGTGACGGTGCCCAACTACCAGCCGTCGATCTTCGTGCCGAACTCCCTGCCCGAGATCACCTTCGGTCCGACCAACTCCGCCGCCATCACCGCGGCGATGGCGGAGCTGACCGAGACCAACGAGGACGTCAAGACCTTCCTGGACGCCAAGAACCTGTACTCGGTGTCGACGTGGTCCGTCGGCAACATCCTGGTCGGTTCCAACACGCCGCTGGAAGGACCGGCCGACCTCGACGGCCTGACCATGCGCACCGCCGGCACCATCGCCGCGCCGAACTTCGCCGCCGCAGGCGTCGTCCCCACGCAGGTGACGGCCGACGAAGCGTACAACTCCTTCTCCACCGGCCTCGTCAGCGCCGCCGCCGGTGCCATGGACTTCGTCGTGGCGTGGAAGCTCGGTGAGGTCCTCAAGCACTGGGTCGACACCGGACAGGGCGTGTACTCCGAGTTCGCCATGTACTGGGCGAAGGACTACTACGACGAGTTCCCCGACGACATCAAGGCCACCCTGGAGGAGGTCGCCGACGAGCTGAACTCCGGCGCGGCGGTCGAGGTGTGGAAGGCCGGATACGACAGCGCCGACGGCACCCACTTCGTCGGGACCGACGAGCAGTGCGAGATGATCTCGTCCATCCCCAACGTGGAGACGCTCACGGCATGGGATGAGGAGACCGTGGCCGAGTTCGAGGAGCTCGGCGCGCTCGTGGACGGCGAGACCTACACCAACGAAGAACTCTGGGTGCGCAACGCCACCGCAGCGGGCCTCACCAACGCCGAGGGCGTCCTGGAGGACTACTGGACCCTGATCGAGAAGTACGAGGCGGAGTTCGACGACCCGGCCCTCTCGATCGACCCGGTGACCTCGTGCATCGAGAGCTTCAACGGCTAG
- a CDS encoding acetoacetate--CoA ligase, producing MSAYPVAPVLYELPADLQSESVLQRFIEWVAEHRGIRLDGYRELYDWSITDLDGFWESVWQFYDVHSSTPYTAVLAEERMPGAVWFPGARLNYAEHVLRGDGGRCAFVAYSQTRPTQEWSVDDLRAEVGRVRTGLVEAGVGLGDRVAAYLPNIPETIAIELAVVSLGAVWATCAPEFGASSAIDRLSIIEPKVLFAVGGYRYGRKSIDRTAEVAEITAAIGSLEKVVEVAYPSHVLSDAIRYEDFGDGGAEDIAFEHVPFDHPLFVIFTSGTTGKPKAITHCHGGILLEHLKNHGLSWGLREGDRLMWYSTTAWMVWNTLPSVLLVGASVVLYDGDPTFPDTRELWRVAEETDPDVLGMSPAYIRGSRAAGVDPRTEFSFPRLRQLCAVGSPLPRDGYRWVHEEFGDRVLLNVGSGGTDVCGGIVQGAPLLPVYDGQISGSALGVAAAAFDENGDPVLDSPGELVIRRPMPSMPVGFWGDDDGSRMHEAYFSSYPGIWRHGDWAVFHADGSCQITGRSDATLNRGGVRLGTSEFYRVIDAAPDAEDSLVVFLEGQGEDAETGRLLLFVQMAGGAPLDEERRASFARMLRSELSPRHVPDEIHAVPAIPLNRTGKKLEVPVKRLLQGRPLAEVAQLGAVADAGALEWFAEFARTRSAAPVLDASAP from the coding sequence ATGAGTGCCTACCCGGTCGCCCCGGTCCTGTACGAGCTGCCGGCCGACCTGCAGTCGGAGTCGGTCCTGCAGCGCTTCATCGAGTGGGTCGCGGAGCACCGCGGCATCCGCCTGGACGGCTACCGGGAGCTGTACGACTGGTCGATCACGGATCTCGACGGGTTCTGGGAGTCGGTGTGGCAGTTCTACGACGTGCACTCGAGCACCCCGTACACCGCGGTGCTGGCCGAGGAGCGCATGCCCGGTGCCGTGTGGTTCCCGGGTGCGCGGCTGAACTACGCCGAGCATGTGCTCCGAGGCGACGGCGGCCGCTGCGCGTTCGTCGCGTATTCGCAGACGCGGCCGACGCAGGAGTGGAGCGTGGACGACCTGCGCGCGGAGGTCGGGCGCGTGCGCACCGGCCTCGTCGAAGCCGGCGTGGGCCTGGGCGACCGGGTCGCGGCGTACCTGCCGAACATCCCGGAGACCATCGCCATCGAACTGGCCGTGGTGAGCCTGGGCGCGGTGTGGGCGACCTGCGCGCCGGAGTTCGGCGCCTCCAGCGCCATCGACCGGCTGAGCATCATCGAACCGAAGGTGCTGTTCGCCGTCGGCGGCTACCGGTACGGGCGCAAGAGCATCGACCGCACCGCCGAGGTGGCGGAGATCACCGCGGCGATCGGGAGCCTCGAGAAGGTCGTGGAGGTGGCGTACCCCTCCCACGTCCTGTCCGACGCGATCCGGTACGAGGACTTCGGCGACGGCGGAGCGGAGGACATCGCGTTCGAGCACGTCCCCTTCGACCACCCGCTCTTCGTCATCTTCACCTCGGGCACCACCGGCAAGCCCAAGGCCATCACCCACTGCCACGGCGGCATCCTGCTCGAGCATCTGAAGAACCACGGTCTCAGCTGGGGCCTGCGCGAGGGTGATCGCCTGATGTGGTACTCCACGACCGCATGGATGGTGTGGAACACCCTCCCCTCGGTGCTCCTGGTGGGCGCGTCCGTCGTGCTGTACGACGGCGACCCCACCTTCCCCGACACCCGTGAGCTGTGGCGTGTCGCGGAGGAGACCGATCCCGACGTCCTGGGCATGAGCCCGGCATACATCCGCGGAAGCCGGGCCGCGGGCGTCGACCCGCGCACCGAGTTCTCCTTCCCCCGCCTCCGGCAGCTGTGCGCCGTGGGCAGCCCGCTGCCGCGTGACGGCTACCGCTGGGTGCACGAGGAGTTCGGAGACCGCGTCCTCCTCAACGTCGGATCCGGCGGCACCGACGTGTGCGGCGGCATCGTGCAGGGCGCTCCGCTCCTCCCGGTATACGACGGGCAGATCTCCGGTTCGGCCCTGGGGGTGGCCGCCGCCGCATTCGACGAGAACGGCGATCCGGTGCTGGATTCCCCCGGGGAGCTGGTGATCCGCCGGCCCATGCCGTCGATGCCGGTCGGGTTCTGGGGCGATGACGACGGGTCGCGCATGCACGAGGCGTACTTCTCCTCGTACCCCGGCATCTGGCGACACGGCGACTGGGCGGTCTTCCACGCCGACGGCTCGTGCCAGATCACCGGGCGCTCGGACGCGACGCTGAACCGGGGTGGCGTGCGCCTGGGGACGAGCGAGTTCTACCGCGTGATCGACGCCGCACCTGACGCGGAGGATTCGCTCGTGGTCTTCCTGGAGGGTCAGGGCGAGGACGCCGAGACCGGCCGGCTGCTGCTGTTCGTGCAGATGGCCGGCGGGGCTCCGCTGGACGAGGAGCGGCGGGCATCGTTCGCGCGGATGCTGCGCAGCGAGCTGTCGCCGCGCCATGTCCCGGACGAGATCCACGCCGTCCCCGCGATCCCGCTGAACCGCACGGGCAAGAAGCTGGAGGTGCCGGTCAAGCGGCTCCTGCAGGGCAGGCCCCTCGCGGAGGTCGCTCAGCTGGGAGCGGTGGCCGATGCCGGCGCACTGGAATGGTTCGCGGAGTTCGCCCGGACCCGGTCCGCGGCACCGGTCCTGGACGCATCCGCCCCGTGA